In a single window of the Acyrthosiphon pisum isolate AL4f chromosome X, pea_aphid_22Mar2018_4r6ur, whole genome shotgun sequence genome:
- the LOC107884595 gene encoding uncharacterized protein LOC107884595 isoform X2, with protein sequence MNFPKRNKVNYKRFPYKIICLMLFLAIVMMKIVSYTCQDLAGSISNNGVSKTVFSIPVDNLWPCGGKPNCYYQYNSKNCTKMTQLSIRLSLTGLGGLKPPPLIVTLSTVMKKNRRRLFKDPYNVMDQNKPLELILCDKRLDMLQWVRCYFSLYSHMANLTVL encoded by the exons ATGAACTTTCCGAAAAGAAACAAAGTGAACTACAAACGGTTTccatacaaaattatatgtcTGATGCTCTTCCTGGCAATAGTTATGATGAAg ATCGTGTCATATACATGCCAAGATTTAGCAGGCAGCATTAGCAACAACGGCGTCTCCAAAACAGTCTTCTCGATACCCGTAGATAATTTATGGCCGTGCGGTGGAAAACCAAATTGCTATTACCAATACAATTCGAAAAACTGCACTAAAATGACTCAGTTGAGCATAAGATTAAGCTTAACTGGCTTGGGTGGATTAAAACC GCCGCCATTGATCGTCACTTTAAGTACAGTGATGAAGAAAAACCGACGTCGATTATTTAAGGACCCTTACAACGTTATGGACCAAAACAAACCATTGGAGTTGATATTATGTGATAAGCGCTTGGATATGCTACAATGGGTAAGATGTTATTTTTCCCTATACTCTCATATGGCAAACTTAAcggttttataa